A single genomic interval of Helianthus annuus cultivar XRQ/B chromosome 6, HanXRQr2.0-SUNRISE, whole genome shotgun sequence harbors:
- the LOC110908414 gene encoding acyl-CoA-binding domain-containing protein 4 isoform X2 → MAMVRASSGLAYPDRFYAAATYAGFGSSSNAVTSKFSNDVALLLYALYQQATVGPCNVPKPRSWSPVEQSKWTSWNGLGNMASSEAMRLFVKILEEEDPGWYSRISDFIPEPVVDVEMNHNSKADLPTENEITLPEMKTIPTENGNSVDKDVTEEVVGSVGVYDQWVAPSVSGPRPKPRYEHAATVIDDKMYIFGGNHNGRYLNDLQILDLRNWTWSKVEVKANSGDTGRVTPCAGHSLIPWEGNKLISIAGHSKDASEAINVKAFDLQTYSWSNMKTYGKPPVSRGGQSVTLVGNTLVIFGGQDGNRTLLNDLHILDFETMTWDEIDTIGVSPSPRADHAAAVHAERYLLIFGGGTHSTCFNDLHVLDLKTMEWSKPSQQGEIPSPRAGHAGVTIGESWFIVGGGDNKSGVSETVVLNMSTLSWSVVTTVQGRVPLASEGLSLVLSSYNGEDILVSFGGYNGRYNNEVNLLKPSYKSTLQTTGSGVPALDSASGAQNATNGTRDVDLEFEAGQEAKVREISMENNELQTSEVNEVSESTLAALKAEKEELESALSNEKSQSNELKQQLIEAESKNSDLYKELQSLRVQLAAEQSRCFKLEVNVAELRQKLQTMDALQKEVEILQRQKAASEEAYAKQKQSSGGVWGWLAGTPPPTDA, encoded by the exons GCAACTGTTGGACCATGTAACGTACCAAAACCAAGAAGTTGGAGTCCAGTGGAACAAAGCAAATGGACAAG TTGGAATGGTCTTGGAAACATGGCTTCCAGTGAAGCAATGCGCCTTTTTGTAAAAATATTAGAG GAAGAAGATCCAGGATGGTATTCAAGGATATCTGACTTTATTCCAGAGCCTGTTGTAGACGTAGAGATGAAT CATAATTCAAAGGCGGATTTACCCACGGAGAATGAAATAACTTTGCCGGAAATGAAAACTATCCCAACCGAGAACGGGAATTCTGTTGATAAAGATGTAACGGAGGAAGTAGTTGGTTCTGTTGGTGTGTATGACCAATGGGTTGCACCCTCGGTATCTGGTCCACGTCCAAAGCCCCGATATGAG cATGCAGCAACTGTCATTGACGATAAAATGTATATATTTGGTGGAAATCATAATGGCCGTTATCTTAATGATCTTCAG ATACTTGATTTACGGAATTGGACATGGTCAAAGGTTGAGGTCAAAGCAAATTCTGGGGATACAGGGAGAGTAACTCCTTGTGCTGGGCATTCTTTG ATACCATGGGAAGGAAATAAGCTTATATCAATTGCAGGGCATTCAAAGGATGCTTCTGAAGCTATCAATG TGAAGGCGTTTGATTTGCAAACATATTCCTGGTCAAACATGAAGACCTATGGAAAACCTCCG GTTTCACGTGGAGGTCAGTCAGTTACACTTGTGGGGAATACCTTAGTCATATTTGGTGGTCAAGATGGAAACAGAACTCTCTTGAATGATCTGCACATTTTAGACTTTGAAACAATGACCTGGGACGAGATTGACACAAT AGGTGTGTCACCTTCTCCAAGGGCTGACCATGCTGCTGCAGTACATGCAGAGCGTTATCTTCTTATATTTGGTGGTGGCACACATTCAACCTGTTTCAATGATCTTCATGTCCTTGATTTGAAAACT ATGGAATGGTCAAAACCAAGTCAACAAGGAGAGATACCAAGTCCACGAGCTGGCCATGCTGGCGTGACAATTGGAGAGAGTTGGTTCATTGTTGGTGGAGGAGATAACAAGAGTG GAGTTTCAGAAACTGTTGTTCTTAACATGTCTACTCTATCTTGGTCAGTTGTAACGACTGTTCAAGGACGTGTTCCTCTTGCTAGCGAG GGGTTGAGTTTGGTGTTAAGCTCCTACAATGGTGAAGACATTTTAGTATCTTTTGGAGGATACAATGGGCGATACAATAATGAG GTCAATTTACTCAAACCCAGCTACAAATCAACCTTGCAAACAACTGGGTCAGGAGTACCTGCCCTAGATAGTGCTTCTGGTGCACAGAATGCGACAAACGGCACTAGAGATGTTGATTTAGAGTTTGAAGCTGGTCAAGAAGCAAAAGTCAGGGAAATCAGCATGGAAAATAATGAGCTGCAG ACAAGTGAAGTTAATGAAGTGAGTGAGAGTACCCTAGCTGCCCTGAAGGCCGAAAAGGAAGAACTAGAGTCGGCCCTAAGCAACGAAAAGTCACAATCAAATGAGCTAAAGCAACAACTGATAGAAGCCGAATCCAAGAACTCAGACTTGTACAAG GAACTCCAGTCTCTACGTGTTCAGCTTGCGGCAGAGCAGTCAAGATGTTTCAAACTGGAGGTAA ATGTTGCCGAGCTTAGACAAAAGCTACAAACAATGGACGCCTTACAGAAAGAAGTTGAAATCTTGCAAAGACAAAAGGCAGCATCGGAAGAAGCTTatgcaaaacaaaaacaaagttcAGGAGGTGTGTGGGGATGGCTAGCCGGGACACCGCCTCCAACCGATGCCTGA
- the LOC110908414 gene encoding acyl-CoA-binding domain-containing protein 4 isoform X1 yields the protein MAMVRASSGLAYPDRFYAAATYAGFGSSSNAVTSKFSNDVALLLYALYQQATVGPCNVPKPRSWSPVEQSKWTSWNGLGNMASSEAMRLFVKILEEEDPGWYSRISDFIPEPVVDVEMNHNSKADLPTENEITLPEMKTIPTENGNSVDKDVTEEVVGSVGVYDQWVAPSVSGPRPKPRYEHAATVIDDKMYIFGGNHNGRYLNDLQILDLRNWTWSKVEVKANSGDTGRVTPCAGHSLIPWEGNKLISIAGHSKDASEAINVKAFDLQTYSWSNMKTYGKPPVSRGGQSVTLVGNTLVIFGGQDGNRTLLNDLHILDFETMTWDEIDTIGVSPSPRADHAAAVHAERYLLIFGGGTHSTCFNDLHVLDLKTMEWSKPSQQGEIPSPRAGHAGVTIGESWFIVGGGDNKSGVSETVVLNMSTLSWSVVTTVQGRVPLASEGLSLVLSSYNGEDILVSFGGYNGRYNNEVNLLKPSYKSTLQTTGSGVPALDSASGAQNATNGTRDVDLEFEAGQEAKVREISMENNELQTSEVNEVSESTLAALKAEKEELESALSNEKSQSNELKQQLIEAESKNSDLYKELQSLRVQLAAEQSRCFKLEVDVAELRQKLQTMDALQKEVEILQRQKAASEEAYAKQKQSSGGVWGWLAGTPPPTDA from the exons GCAACTGTTGGACCATGTAACGTACCAAAACCAAGAAGTTGGAGTCCAGTGGAACAAAGCAAATGGACAAG TTGGAATGGTCTTGGAAACATGGCTTCCAGTGAAGCAATGCGCCTTTTTGTAAAAATATTAGAG GAAGAAGATCCAGGATGGTATTCAAGGATATCTGACTTTATTCCAGAGCCTGTTGTAGACGTAGAGATGAAT CATAATTCAAAGGCGGATTTACCCACGGAGAATGAAATAACTTTGCCGGAAATGAAAACTATCCCAACCGAGAACGGGAATTCTGTTGATAAAGATGTAACGGAGGAAGTAGTTGGTTCTGTTGGTGTGTATGACCAATGGGTTGCACCCTCGGTATCTGGTCCACGTCCAAAGCCCCGATATGAG cATGCAGCAACTGTCATTGACGATAAAATGTATATATTTGGTGGAAATCATAATGGCCGTTATCTTAATGATCTTCAG ATACTTGATTTACGGAATTGGACATGGTCAAAGGTTGAGGTCAAAGCAAATTCTGGGGATACAGGGAGAGTAACTCCTTGTGCTGGGCATTCTTTG ATACCATGGGAAGGAAATAAGCTTATATCAATTGCAGGGCATTCAAAGGATGCTTCTGAAGCTATCAATG TGAAGGCGTTTGATTTGCAAACATATTCCTGGTCAAACATGAAGACCTATGGAAAACCTCCG GTTTCACGTGGAGGTCAGTCAGTTACACTTGTGGGGAATACCTTAGTCATATTTGGTGGTCAAGATGGAAACAGAACTCTCTTGAATGATCTGCACATTTTAGACTTTGAAACAATGACCTGGGACGAGATTGACACAAT AGGTGTGTCACCTTCTCCAAGGGCTGACCATGCTGCTGCAGTACATGCAGAGCGTTATCTTCTTATATTTGGTGGTGGCACACATTCAACCTGTTTCAATGATCTTCATGTCCTTGATTTGAAAACT ATGGAATGGTCAAAACCAAGTCAACAAGGAGAGATACCAAGTCCACGAGCTGGCCATGCTGGCGTGACAATTGGAGAGAGTTGGTTCATTGTTGGTGGAGGAGATAACAAGAGTG GAGTTTCAGAAACTGTTGTTCTTAACATGTCTACTCTATCTTGGTCAGTTGTAACGACTGTTCAAGGACGTGTTCCTCTTGCTAGCGAG GGGTTGAGTTTGGTGTTAAGCTCCTACAATGGTGAAGACATTTTAGTATCTTTTGGAGGATACAATGGGCGATACAATAATGAG GTCAATTTACTCAAACCCAGCTACAAATCAACCTTGCAAACAACTGGGTCAGGAGTACCTGCCCTAGATAGTGCTTCTGGTGCACAGAATGCGACAAACGGCACTAGAGATGTTGATTTAGAGTTTGAAGCTGGTCAAGAAGCAAAAGTCAGGGAAATCAGCATGGAAAATAATGAGCTGCAG ACAAGTGAAGTTAATGAAGTGAGTGAGAGTACCCTAGCTGCCCTGAAGGCCGAAAAGGAAGAACTAGAGTCGGCCCTAAGCAACGAAAAGTCACAATCAAATGAGCTAAAGCAACAACTGATAGAAGCCGAATCCAAGAACTCAGACTTGTACAAG GAACTCCAGTCTCTACGTGTTCAGCTTGCGGCAGAGCAGTCAAGATGTTTCAAACTGGAG GTGGATGTTGCCGAGCTTAGACAAAAGCTACAAACAATGGACGCCTTACAGAAAGAAGTTGAAATCTTGCAAAGACAAAAGGCAGCATCGGAAGAAGCTTatgcaaaacaaaaacaaagttcAGGAGGTGTGTGGGGATGGCTAGCCGGGACACCGCCTCCAACCGATGCCTGA